In the genome of Doryrhamphus excisus isolate RoL2022-K1 chromosome 11, RoL_Dexc_1.0, whole genome shotgun sequence, the window TCGCATAACTATCCTTCGTGGATCGTTTTTCTTAACAAACAGTCCTTCTGAATGTTCTAAACTCCTCTTTTCATGCTAAGGTTATATTCTACACACTCAAAACATGAATTGAAACggaatcaacagcacctctgctggatgaagccaagtactgcactccaGTTAGCATTAATCAGCAATCAGTGCctcatttctgtgtattttcttgcgggatgtccgataattatcggtaccaataattatcggtccgatatcagtatcaaaatgtgatattggttCATattggtatctgattttttttcctgatcatgaaaatcaatattaaaaaaatgctatacacaacacatatgtgttcactCCACCacatatcagtatcggctgatatcggtatcagaaattgagaatTGGACAAaatcggttttcagcaaaaaaaattcaatatcaGACATTGCTAGTTTTTATGTATCAGTCATTCtaacacaataaataatggTGATGGTGCAAAAATATTGTCTGTGCTCGCCTAGCAAATAAATAATTGGGTAAAATATCACCATGGCAATGTATCTTATTGTAGTATTAATACACTAAAattaaatatgtgtgtgtaccaATGACATGTCAACATCAACACATTAGGAACATTATTTTAGTAACCCTGCCTAcccccttgtgtgtgtgtgtgtgtgtgtgtgtgtgtgtgtgtttgcctgaggTCAGCTGACACTAGCGTTCCCACGAAACACACACCGTGTTTGACGTCAAGACAATGGCTCATCTCTAAGCCTCAGGCCTCGTCATTATGCACAAGAAATTATTTAAAGAAGCTGTTGTTTGTCactattttgtatatttattttggtcCGCTGGTCCTTTAGTCAGCCATTATTCCAGTATTTTCTTCTGATATTCTTTGTTAGAAGTTGACTGAATTACTGTAAATAAATTGGAGTTAAGAATATTTACATTGGTACAAtacttataatataatattgaatgttaacattattattattgattaattatccataatatacgtatatttgtCCTGTCCTTAAATGTGTTGTGAGACCAGTGTATGCCTCTAGGGGTGCTAATGAGTCACTATTCTTAAACTAACCATGCTAAGCGAAAAAACTACACACTTCCTGTACTTCcctctagcaaaaaaaaaaaaaaaaagcccaccaAGATTATCTTGgctataaatgtcatttaagGATAATAATAGATTTAAAGCATTGCAGTTATACAATTAAAATACTCACCACAGGATCTGTACTAGGTAGTAAGAGGTGAAGCTAATGTgctagcggactggtcagtaaatatatacagtaaaatgaaaaaaacaatagtgaaattatgtttttttgtcttagaGAATTGTTAATTGTAGTTTATAATTGTGGCTTTTTTGTTTGCTCAGGCTATGGTTGTTCCTCCTCACCACTCTTTTGTCCGTGCTCTTCAGAGTGACACGCTACGCATTTAGTGTGCAATTAGGGAGACAAAGATGTCACTTGTGTTGACGTCCCTGTATTGCACGCATGCTGCCTTCACTGTCGTAGGAATCTTCAATTAATAGGATACACATGACAATACCGTACACATATTGTTGAAATGTTGGCTTCCACTATATTGTAGGTGATATTATTGGATGTTTGGATTCGGATCAGTTTCAGACTTctaaatgggagaaaaaaagccaaattaaaCAGGAAAGAATAAAAGTTGATGTAATAAAAGGTTGTCACGTGGGGAGGACAGGAGAGTGTTCTTAATTTATTGACAGTCAAGCCAACAGGGCGGAATTTACAACTCCAAACAGGCACATGTGACtcagcagaaaaaaagaaatgaagtgACATCATCAAAATGCCTGATTTGTCTCTCCTTCCTTGAGGAAGATTGCGTCAAGGACGTACGCGGCCCAAACTAACATtgtctttttgtgtctttttcacAAATGTTTTGGGATTCCTgcagaagacgaagaagaagagtgTCTGTGCGTCCTCCAAGACCAAAACAGTTCATCACACTCcaaaaattgactttttgaTGCTGttgaatacataaatatactgtacaaaacaGTCCACACCACacattggatgttttttttaagtcaaatgTGATTAAACcatgaaacattaaaaaataccaCAGCAAAGAGGATTCTaacctctacacacacacatacacacacactctgatGTTGATTAACATCACTTGTACAAATCTGATGTGTCGGCTATGACATTCGAGTaaaaggaagttaaaaaaaaaaggaattgttttaaaatgtgtaatctattgataaattaaataaagaacTATTTCAAGTATTATGTGTCTTTTTCtgttaatgattttttttgtctttaacgTCACCGGCCATAGCGTTTagaattaaccacaataaaatatttcaaaatataagGATGATTTTTCCTAAAGAAATGTGCATTtatgtattgttgttgttattattatgacaaagtGATTTCCTTTTGGTTTTTAGTGCCTTGTGACTCCATTCAATACAATCTTAAAGCTGATCAGCTCCTCCTTGTGGACACGCAAGGAGCGGCAACGTCAACACCGAAGTCAAGGCACAGGGGTTGAAAAGTGGCAGGATGCGTCTCCCCATGGGTCTTTTAGCGACTATAGACCGGTCTGTAGAAGACTGGGCATACCAGCTGGACCACTTCCAACCTTGGGTCCAAAGAGGGTCCCCCTCAAAGGCTCTTGGTGAGGGCGTCCAGCTGTTCCTCCCCCAGCCTCTGCTTCTCCTCCAGGTCCTTCTGCCGGATGAGCAGTGAGGCTTTGGTCTGCACGAAGCGCCGGTAGTCCAGCAGCTGCTCTCCGGACAGCTGGCGAGACAGGAAGGTGGACACCAGGCTCTCCCTGCGGTCCAGGTTGTCCTTCAGGTCTTCATGGTCAGATCATCGAGGGCTCAAAGTGTTTTGCACAAAGTTTGTACAGTTCCTCTGGAGCTTGTGATGACAGATCTTCACGACAACAGTTAACCAACCATTGTTTGCAGCTGAAAACATCaagcaaataaaacatttcaatttACATAAAACTGGACGTTTTTTCAAGTATTTTCTCTATCATTGGCCCGCCCAGGTCATTAATGACagataattttcatttttacaatattcCCAGAGACAATTAAGCAAAAGAGGTGCGGGCCAAAAAtgccccgggccgcactttggacaaccaGCTATAACAGCTTAATTTCCATCCAGTTTTATTCTTCCATATCACATAAAAaagattattatatttataaaaggtGAAATTCTTGACTCAGTTTAAAAGTTGTTCAACAAGGTGATcgctatgctaagctaagttACCTCGCAGGGACGCTAGGTGTCGTTTAGAGATTACTAAAGCAAAAGTTTACAATTACCGTCTCTATTGGTTTTTATTACAGCGTCAAACACCGCGATATAAGGATTCGACCAGTGAATCAAGTTAATGTTAGATTCCCAGTTCGGACCAGCCAATGACTTGTGTCACTGACATCACGTTTTGCTAGCAGTGCTAGCGGATGAGCGCTAACATGTTCCTATGGCGAGCTCGCTACCACATTGCACATTTAACCCGGCAATACAAACGCTCTTACCGCTCCGGGTCCGAGGGAAAGCTGAAAAGTGGAGTGCTGTGGTCGGGTCCATCTTGCTGGTAATCACAGTTGGCTGCAGCGCAGGAGTTAGTCATTTTGGATCGCAATGtaagctaagctagctagcGAGTCTGCTAGCTTAGCTTGGTAGTCTACTGAGCGAAACCTGCAAAAGTCTACAGAATCATTCCCCGGCAAAGATGTGTGCCACTAACAGTATATATGAACGCTATGCTCGCTTAAAGTATTTTTGAGAAGCTAACACCCAACTACTTGCATTGTTAAAAAGTTGATGCTGCCTGGTGCTCCAGTCGCCGTGAGCGTGAACCAGGAACTTGATACTGCAGTGACACGTGTTGGCCGGCAGAGGGCGGAAAAAATACTTCAGTGGCTGCTTTCTCTTCTGAAAAACAACTTATGTCCTACACGTATTTTTGCTTCATTAAAACAATAGTATTACATACCTCTTAAAATGTTGGtaacatgttgtttttttgtaatagtTTGGCCCTAATTATTATATCTTCCAGAAAGATGCACTCCACATCTTTATTATCTCCAACATGCCTTCTCTCTTCTTCACTCCCAATTCCACGCTGGCTTGAGACTCAGAATGAAAACATTACTCCCCTACCGCCCATCATCTAATTTGCACCTCAGTACTATCAGACGGTACCTTAAATATTAAGTCAAATGTTTCAATAAATGAGCTGCTCTTTGTATATAGTCAATAAAAGCTTCCcaacatttaaatgtttaatttgaaTACTTTGGCGTTATTCATCGATACATGAAAAAATCATGGAAAACATGAAATTCCAGATGCAAACATCTGATACGAACATTCCCACTGCTACAGGAAAGAGTGCGGCTTTTGGGCCACCTGCTACCAAAAAAAGATGTCACTTCAATGCTCAATGGTTGAAATTTCATGCTTTCATGATAGAGCTCAGTAGCCCCAATTGGAGCCCTCTACGActataataacacccctatattcacctttaaaCTCACACTGCACAATACAGTAGATGCATTCAGTGACTAAACTGCAGGTGTGATCAGAACTATGACGACCGGTCCCCACCCGGGTATGTCTTCATATAGACGTCAACCATTGAATCCAAATCATAACCGACATCATTGTTGATTTTCAGAAGAGCAAGACTCTTCGATTTGGCCGCGTCAGGAGTGTTTTCCATGTATGCCTTGAAGTGCTTGTACGCCACATCGGAACCGCTCTCCAGAGCCAACGTGGACAGGACGCCCAAACGTTTTAAAACTGCGAGCATGTTTGGGAAGAACTTGACGTCAGCTTGCTGCAGTGTTTCATGCAGGCTGGAGGGCAAGGTTTCTCCTGTGCCTTTTTTGCTCCATTTAACCCACCAACAGTGAAGCTCGGCGGTGAGAGAGCCTGCGTTCGGGATGTCATTTTTAAACACGAGCATGTTTTCTTCGTCAGGCTGGGTAGCCTTGTTCTGCTCTATGACCGAGGGAATCAGTGACAAACATCTCAGGGACTTCATGTGGTCGTCGGTGAAGAGTTCGCCGACTTCCTTGAGGGTGTGGTTGACCACAGGAACTGATAGGTGCTCCTTGTAGTAAGTTTCAGGTTGAAGGAAGTCTGATTGATGTTTTCTCAAGAATGACCGAGGAAGTTCGACGGAAATCTCCATGGAAGCGGCAATGTTGACCGCCTCCTCGGTCCAGAACTCATGGTACACGTCAATGTTGTCCGACACCTCCTTCAGAGAGTGTAACACTGCTTTTGTACTCCCTGCGGCAAAAAATATATCTGTCGCTTCCCCTTGAAGGTTCCTCCCAAATGCCCTTAAAAGCGTCATGGTGTTTTTCAATACAACCAAGGCTATAATGAACTCAAAGTCTGACAGAGCTTTGGAGATCTCCAAAGCATCGTACGTGATCTTGTCGCTCCATCGCAAGTCTTCGTTGTCGTGCACGCTGTCCACGCAGAGCAGCAACGCCTCAAGAACCTCCACCGCCACCTCAAACGCATCGTGTCTTCCAGTCCAGCCGCTGCAACAAGTCTCCTTCAGTTCCTGGACCTTCTCCTCCTTGTCTGGGTAGATGATGGAGATGGCGTGCTCCAACTCCAAACACAGCGAAGTGGACTGGTTGAAGAAGGACTCGATTTTTTTCAGGGTGCACATGACAAGCTGGACTCCTGACAAAGCCATGCCATTGGCTAGCGATATGTTCAAGGCACGGGTGGGTCGGAATGCGAGCACCGCTAGTGGATACGTCTCCATCACTTTGGCGGCAAACGCTTTTATTTGAGTAAAGTGTCTCCAGGAGCATGAATGGGATTGGCCTCTGCAGTGCTCCATGTTCAAACCCCATTCATTGACCATTTCGGACAACAGTTTTCCAGGCAGAACGTCCGCATCTCCTTCAAAAGACAGAAATCCGACAAACCTCTCGCGCTGGTGGTTGCACTGATCCACGTAACGCAGGAACACAGGGAGGAACCACTCTTCTGAGATCCTCACCAAATCCTCGGTTATAATCGAGAAGAAGCCATTTTGCTTCACATCCTCCATCACCTGACTGCGGATGCATCTTTCGCACACGTCAATCAGCCGACTCAGCTGAAGCGACGAACAGCATTCTGTGTTGGCGTCGTAAGTCGTCTTCATCGCTTCATCCGCGCAACTCATGCGATACTGCAGCAACGCCTCAAAGTTGCTTAATCCGACAGGGTCCCCTTGATGGCCGTTGGGCTTGGTAACGGGAATGTTCTGCTCCCCTAACAGTATGAGGGCCTCAAATAATGACCGCAGATATTCTTTGTGTTTGTCTTCTTCTGAAGAGGCTTTAGGATCCTCTGTATTCGCTTCAGCTTGACACATTTTGATTTCTGCAGGGGGGGAAATAAGTTAGATAGATAAGATGGAGAAGAAAGATAAGAGAGTGCTTCTCAACAATTTGATGAATATATATTGCTCAGCTGTGGGAAACATCAATCGCTcttgaaaaaaacttaaactgtattatggaaagcaggaagtgaacaaatgtaacagttactgattgtaaaagtaccagatggaggggtaggatttaataaactttgcttcttcctactccttttggacatgtggaactgtgaactgattatgggatgcattcaattgtaatctgctgcatgttcaaatgaaataaaaccattaccattcccaaaTGTTGTGGAGCAATATTGTGACTTACTTTTTCTTTCCTTACTCTTTGCGTCTTCCTCCTAAAaggtacaaaaatacatacattaaacaTACTTTTAGAAAATGCAATAGTCAGTTGACTACACATACTGATATGTTGatttaaattaatgaattgagTTTCAAAAATCCTGACTGTTCATTCAAACTATGGTAAAAGACACAATAAGTCAATATAAAAAATTGAATATAGTAATTCTGTGTTCATTCACCCATTatttatgctgcttatcctcactaaggtgacagaggggtatgctggagtctatcccagttgacttcaggcgagagacgcacaccctgcactggtcgccagccactttaacataattagagccttctaaacatgaactaacacccctatagtcacctatacactcatattacccaatatagtaaacatccatccatgcgtTTTCTTTGCTGCTTATCTACACTAGGGTTgcaagggcatgctggagcctatcccagctgacttcagtcaataggcggggtacaccttggactggtcgccagccaataattgttagagccttctaaacaagaactaacacccctatagtcacctaaacactcatattacccaatacagtagacataataaacataaaaaagctACAACCCAGGTTCGGTTTGATGTGAAGATGTGTCACTCAGCCCTTTAAGGGTCCACTGTATTAGTGATACATGTTTGAAGCCTGACATACCGTCTCTTTACCGCGCTTTGTTGCTTCATTTGGAGATTTGTTGGGATCATCAAAGATAGTTGGTACTGCGTCATCCTTTATCGTTGTTGGAGGATCGCTCTGAAAAGTAACGCACATCAAAACTATATTCAACCGCGCTTAGTCAATACTTAAGTCAGTACATGGGAAATGATTATTGATGCTTACGCTGTCATTTGAGCTTTCAAAGTGCTTTCCACAAAGTCTGTAGTATCTGAACAGCTGCTCTGGGGATTTGTCAGCAAGATCTTCCCGTTGGCAATTTTCCACCCATGTCTTACACCTGAAATGTGAAGGCAAATATGTGTGATACAAAGTTACTACTAAACAACAGGATACCGGAAGCGTTgctaatatgtatataattatgATTCCGTTTCATCATACGAGTGAGACTGTGCTTCTTCTCTTTTTCGGACATAATGTGAACACGTAATGTACTTTATTATAACTTTGTGAAGCATGTTCCGAACCATTACCGATGTTACATGTTAGAATAGAAAAACGGGAATAAGCACATTAGAATGGAAGTACACTGTAGTCGTGTTGATAAACGACTGATGGCGTTAGCATCAGTGTATTGTTTTACCTTTCCGCATTGAGCGGGAAGCGGAAGAGTGAATAAAAGTCCGGTTTGGCACTGGTACAGTTTGGAGCAGCGCAGCGATTCTGCATTTTAGTTTGCCTTTGAGATATGTATGTTATTCATACAATGTAGTACTTTTAAAAGGTACACTGTGGTAGCTATAGCTTTCACAGCACCGAAACAGGTGACGTAACATCCGATACttggctttcaaaataaaacgttTGAGTCAcgcaccaaaatacaacattcattcgttaatacacagttaaaacatgacaaaaagcggggtggggcacagcagtcagatataaaagtTGGACATTAAAAACAATCAATTTATTCTACATACAATAATAGTATTTcctattataaatattttctattttatattGAAAATTTTACTCGTTTGTGGCGGGCGCTGTCATTTCCCATAATTCTTTGCAACATTACTTAGCAAGATGGACGCGAGGaatgtgtctcaaatggaatgCTTATGTCAGTATTCGATGCAGACGTCGCTTCTAAGAACGCGCATTTACTGTACTGTTGAATTAAATTCTTTACTATAGTCGCACGCTTACTGGAAATGACGACTGTAATATTTATCCCTTTACTTTCGTCGAAGCCTTTTTAAATGAGCTGTATCTCAATTGGTGCACTTCCGTACTTAGACTTAGTGCTTAAGTACCCGTATGTTGCACTCAACACGCCTCCAATGATAAGTGCGCATTGATAGACACCACCTTCAACTGTCGTTCTCTTGGATAGGCAGCAGAAAAGAATATGGAGATATAGCGGAACAATGTTGGATTTGGGGCAGTACTACTACTCAAGTACATAGTGTAACAATGTACTTAAGTGTACAAATTGAGAAACAGCCCCAATACAGGAAAAAATTgcctaaaacaaataaatttgttAAAAAGGTCAGACAATATTGCCTTTATTGTAGTGTATTTTGTGATAACTTTGTATTAAAAACACTCTTGGAAGTAATTAGAAAAACTGAATACACATCCGATCTGATAAGAACTGGAAAGGTATAACCGAGTTTGTTAATATTTCAGACAATTAAAATGAGCTGTATAAATACATTCAATTAGTAGTCCCATACATATTACTTTTTAAGGCTCCTCCACCAGACCAGGatttttcctgtaaatgtaaGCATTGAGGTCATCATCCAGCTGGGCCAGCTCAGACAGTGATGACACACAGGGGTCGTGGTCCAAAAGCATCGGGGGCAGATGTGAAGATCTGTGCTCAATGCGGCAGGAACGACGCACCGGCGTCAGAAACTTCAGATCTTTGATGTTGCTTTTCTTTCGGGATGCGCTTGTTTGGACCTCTCTTTGGATTTTCTTCTTAACGCTGCAACAGCAGACATTAATAAAAAAGTTATTCATAACTACATCCAAAAGAAAATGACATCATTATCATTTTATCATTGACACCACGTGTTATGTCGATATCAACGAATTCTCGGAAATCTCAGCTTACCTTTGCAAATGTGGCGTCGTCTTCACACTGTATTTGACAACAGAGGCTTGATCCATCTGAAGCACGTTCTCCACATTCTCATCACTCTGATCTTCATCGCTCTGCACTTTCTGTTCACTTTCTTCCATGTCATCCTTCACTCGCTGATCGGAGTCTTCATTCTTAAACGTCTCCTCCTTGACACTGCCATCCTCTATAACTCCTACCTCCTCGTCAGCATCTTGGTGTGAACAACAGAGCAACAGCTGATGAAATGGGCTGGAGGCATCAGACAGGAGCAATGTAATAGTCTGACTCATGGGGTCAtattacaaagaacactaaactcatcacacagcaacttaacacccaaaaggtatcTAGGAAATacgtatacattcattcattttctaccgctttttcctcacgagggtgagggggggtgttggagcctatcccagctgtcttcgggcgagaggcggggtacaccctggactggtcgccagccaatcacaggacacatatagacaaacaaccattcacactcacattcatacctatgaacaatttggagtcgccaattaaccgagcatgtttttggaatgtgggaggaaaccggagtacctggagaaaacccacgcatgcacggggagaacatgcagtggaattgaaccctggtcccctagctgtgaggtctgcgcgctaaccactcgaccgccgtgccgcaggAAATATACAATATGATACAACTATAAGCCAAGCATTTAATTGGAGGaccagcggcatagaaaatggacggctGAATGGCGCTGCAATGTTTCCTCCTGTccaagggaggctgacatcactgCAGATCACATTTAGCCCTCGAGGTTTGAGTTTGACTCTTGTGATTTAAaagattagtagtagttctgaagtaaaggagatgtcatgaTATTAGAACCTAGCCACACCGCTATACAAACCGCAAGAATCTAAAGTTTATTTTATACAAGCCTCTGAATGTAAATTTTCCAACTTACCGTCCTGGCATTTTGAGGGTGTCTGCATGGCGTCCAAAGCACCGCACAGGTTCACAACGACCTGAGAAACGGAGGAGAATTTACACAATAAGCTTCCTCATCTTGCAAACACCGATGACAGTGTTTACCTACATCATCAACTCCATCCTGCACAGCAGACAGATCTGGATCAGAgttttccagaaggtccaaagTCGTGTTGATTATGACCGGCGTCTGGGTGGCGAGCTTCACGGCTTCCTGTGCTTGCAGACACACAGAAGTAGTTGGCACTGCGTGAATGCCAGGCTCCGGTTCTCGTCGTGGGTCTGGTTTTGACGTCACGTCAGACTTGAGTTTGTTGTCGACTTTGGCTGTTGTAGAGGTTTTAGTTTTAGGGGGTGCTGTTGTCATGGCGGGTCGCTTTAAAGTCTTGCCCTTCGACGCCAACCACTCTGCTAGTTTTGCTCTGTAGGacaaaaacagttttataaGATATGTTGTGTTTACAAACAGGGACTTAAACCTATGGTGTAGTCTGGTGTACCTTTTTTCCTGGGCAGTTTCGGTGGCTCTGTATTGACTGAGGGTGCTCGTTACAGGAGGCTTCTTGACCTTCTTGTCCGTTACAAGAGTCCTAGTCTGTGTGGGAGCCGTGGTAATGTTTCTGGAGCCGGTGTTCCTCGGCGCTGTCGCAGCGGTAGTCATCGGGCGAACATTCCGTGGAGGGCGGACGGCGACTGCCGGTTTCGGGGGGTGTTTTGCCAAATTATCCGCCCTCTGGTTTTCCGTTTTAGGCACTGCTTGTGCTGTACTTGACTTCCAAATGGATCCAATTTTTGACTGTACAATTTTACCTTTGTACATGCCCAGAGCAACTTTGGATGAAGTTGCTGCTCTTGGAGGTACTTGATGGCTGAGAATGACCTGGCTGTTTGCTCCACTAACAGCGTTTCTCTCCACATCTCTCTGCATGGACTTTATCTTTGTGTCTGCTTGTTTGGACGTGGCTTTCCTTAGACCATTTTTTACCAGCATTTCAGTTTTCTCATGGTTAACCTGCAAGGGGGCGGTTCTTGTTGATTTTGAAAGGTCTTTTCTGTTGAAAGACGTGCTTTTATTGCCAGGCGGGGCATTTTCCTTTCCCTAGAACGATATCAATATCAATTTTAACCATCATTTCAATATTGTAACCAGTTGAGGGACTCAGGACTCAAAGCATCAACTTACTCTCCTATTTGTGTGTTGTGGTCTTGAAACTGCAGTGTTGTTCATGGTGCAGCTTCCAGATAATGTCGGTTCGTCCTGAAACAGGAAAATGTAATCAATTCAAATGCACTGATGGAACCAGAACTCActgtttatattgttattctaATTATAAATAATCCTGAGGCGTTACTTCTTGCTCACGGTGGGTAAGTGCAAAATATTTGATATCGATTCGATACCAAATACAAACAGGGCTAGTCCTCGATACAAATACAGCCCTACTGTGTCCAAGAATTTATTTCCAGAGTTTGTATACAAAACAtaacatgtgtgtatatatacaatttAATCAATGCAACAATATAACAGCTACAAAAAAACGTGATAGAGATTAAACAAGACGCCTGTGATACAATTTAGCAAAGTTACAACTAGCTAGTCAGTGACAgtcattgggaaaaaaatattagcagaaccaaacaattattttttgaattatgacatattgtacatatatggctaacattaaaaaaaaagctcaccTCAGTTGAAGTTTTTGTCGTAAAGTCCAAAACAGTTCAAAGAAGCAACTAGTCTCGTGGAAGAAGTCAGGCGCTACACTTGAAATCGAATATTTGACTTGTCGCTGCTACACGCTGATTGGTTAGAAAGGTCTCGCGAGAACGTGATGACAACCAATTGGAGTCCTCGAAACAGGACCCTTGGCCGAGGCAATGACTTGCTATctatatttgaatgtttttgaaaacaaatacaattcCACAATTAACGCTCGAAAATGTCATTCCGTTTATCACGGACCTGTcctcctttgttttgttttttttacacaaatat includes:
- the LOC131137855 gene encoding 52 kDa repressor of the inhibitor of the protein kinase-like; the protein is MQNRCAAPNCTSAKPDFYSLFRFPLNAERCKTWVENCQREDLADKSPEQLFRYYRLCGKHFESSNDSSDPPTTIKDDAVPTIFDDPNKSPNEATKRGKETEEDAKSKERKKIKMCQAEANTEDPKASSEEDKHKEYLRSLFEALILLGEQNIPVTKPNGHQGDPVGLSNFEALLQYRMSCADEAMKTTYDANTECCSSLQLSRLIDVCERCIRSQVMEDVKQNGFFSIITEDLVRISEEWFLPVFLRYVDQCNHQRERFVGFLSFEGDADVLPGKLLSEMVNEWGLNMEHCRGQSHSCSWRHFTQIKAFAAKVMETYPLAVLAFRPTRALNISLANGMALSGVQLVMCTLKKIESFFNQSTSLCLELEHAISIIYPDKEEKVQELKETCCSGWTGRHDAFEVAVEVLEALLLCVDSVHDNEDLRWSDKITYDALEISKALSDFEFIIALVVLKNTMTLLRAFGRNLQGEATDIFFAAGSTKAVLHSLKEVSDNIDVYHEFWTEEAVNIAASMEISVELPRSFLRKHQSDFLQPETYYKEHLSVPVVNHTLKEVGELFTDDHMKSLRCLSLIPSVIEQNKATQPDEENMLVFKNDIPNAGSLTAELHCWWVKWSKKGTGETLPSSLHETLQQADVKFFPNMLAVLKRLGVLSTLALESGSDVAYKHFKAYMENTPDAAKSKSLALLKINNDVGYDLDSMVDVYMKTYPGGDRSS
- the si:ch211-266i6.3 gene encoding cytoskeleton-associated protein 2, giving the protein MNNTAVSRPQHTNRRGKENAPPGNKSTSFNRKDLSKSTRTAPLQVNHEKTEMLVKNGLRKATSKQADTKIKSMQRDVERNAVSGANSQVILSHQVPPRAATSSKVALGMYKGKIVQSKIGSIWKSSTAQAVPKTENQRADNLAKHPPKPAVAVRPPRNVRPMTTAATAPRNTGSRNITTAPTQTRTLVTDKKVKKPPVTSTLSQYRATETAQEKRAKLAEWLASKGKTLKRPAMTTAPPKTKTSTTAKVDNKLKSDVTSKPDPRREPEPGIHAVPTTSVCLQAQEAVKLATQTPVIINTTLDLLENSDPDLSAVQDGVDDVVVNLCGALDAMQTPSKCQDDADEEVGVIEDGSVKEETFKNEDSDQRVKDDMEESEQKVQSDEDQSDENVENVLQMDQASVVKYSVKTTPHLQSVKKKIQREVQTSASRKKSNIKDLKFLTPVRRSCRIEHRSSHLPPMLLDHDPCVSSLSELAQLDDDLNAYIYRKNPGLVEEP